In Gigantopelta aegis isolate Gae_Host chromosome 14, Gae_host_genome, whole genome shotgun sequence, the following proteins share a genomic window:
- the LOC121389530 gene encoding C-type lectin domain family 18 member A-like: MFAWVTWSVYVYLFQACVVAVSGLSSRKIEEIVSEHNAYRRLVAQRYNISNMNKLNWSDSLRQRADQILTCSRRSRRTRASHESLGRSSSGVRSVLTTWFEESRHFLSEHQACLPWNSCDRFRRMVNAEQTLVGCSLKTCGRLAHRHQVMVCLYEGGSEDSFSFKTGDSCTHCGDAAPFCEGRLCVPCNKEERSCDCRKSCHGDGVGNGTLNSTTCVCTCQYGLGPNCDLECKNPELYEDYDYCSTLTNDDCNDPDVDLRATLREYCPEQCVCRPYPVTSEGT; the protein is encoded by the exons CGTGCGTTGTGGCAGTCAGTGGTCTGAGCTCAAGAAAGATTGAAGAAATAGTTTCCGAACACAACGCTTACAGACGTCTGGTAGCTCAAAGATACAACATATCAAACATGAACAAACTG AACTGGAGCGATTCCCTTCGTCAGAGAGCGGATCAGATACTCACGTGCAGTCGGAGGTCACGAAGGACGCGTGCGTCACACGAGAGTCTGGGACGCAGTAGCTCAGGCGTCCGGTCTGTACTGACCACGTGGTTTGAGGAGAGCAGACACTTCTTATCCGAACACCAGGCGTGTCTTCCCTGGAACAGCTGTGACAGGTTCAGGCGG ATGGTGAACGCTGAACAGACACTGGTTGGGTGTTCACTGAAGACGTGCGGTCGTCTTGCTCACAGACATCAAGTCATGGTTTGTCTGTATGAGGGAGG GTCTGAAGACTCTTTCAGCTTTAAAACTGGAGATAGTTGTACACACTGCGGAGACGCGGCACCATTCTGTGAAGGCAGGCTCTGCG ttccaTGCAATAAAGAAGAAAGATCGTGTG ACTGTCGAAAGTCGTGTCACGGAGATGGTGTCGGGAATGGTACTCTCAACTCCACCACGTGTGTCTGCACGTGTCAGTATGGACTGGGACCCAACTGCGATC TGGAGTGCAAGAACCCCGAGCTGTACGAAGACTACGACTACTGCAGCACGCTCACCAACGACGACTGTAACGACCCGGATGTTGACCTCAGAGCAACCTTGAGGGAGTATTGTCCGGAGCAGTGCGTTTGTC GGCCGTATCCAGTGACATCCGAGGGTACATAA